The Chryseolinea soli genome contains a region encoding:
- a CDS encoding helix-turn-helix domain-containing protein: MTAEATPKPHLGRNIRHFRQENDLKQDELADLMGDPWTQKKISQLEAKAAIDDGILEQVARALKISVDDIKEYSNVPVVNYVQNNFEGSNTQAPNVNNLQCTFNPLDKVMEAHEDVKRLYEALLKEKDEKIALLNKMLGNKQG; encoded by the coding sequence ATGACAGCCGAAGCCACTCCCAAACCACACCTTGGCCGCAACATCCGCCACTTTCGCCAGGAAAACGACCTGAAGCAAGACGAACTCGCCGACCTGATGGGCGACCCCTGGACTCAGAAAAAGATATCCCAACTTGAGGCCAAGGCCGCCATCGACGATGGTATCTTAGAGCAAGTGGCCCGGGCGTTGAAGATAAGTGTGGATGACATAAAAGAGTATAGCAATGTGCCCGTTGTGAATTATGTTCAGAATAACTTCGAGGGTTCTAATACCCAGGCGCCCAATGTTAATAATCTTCAATGCACTTTCAATCCGTTGGATAAAGTTATGGAAGCGCATGAGGATGTGAAACGATTGTATGAGGCGCTTTTGAAGGAGAAGGATGAGAAGATTGCGTTGTTGAATAAGATGTTGGGGAATAAACAGGGATAG
- a CDS encoding putative phage abortive infection protein encodes MKNLFSITTLAYILLVAATSLTFWYLVFGGYLGGEFLRPDATKAKDIHPFVTGLVVPLLTLGSTLLVIANLQSNTAQNFSNNFFKLIDQHHKLIDNINTEIEGIGSASKGREFFDDIAERIAVDYETLCQSDAIQFKPFATLPHSQFFIVKYQPKPLYEIDERLRGRCFGKKGKELLLLIYDHFFHLHQSDLSHYFRNLYHIVRFAERSSLSNSKKLEFIKILRAQLSNYEILLIAYNGLHDYGQKFFPLIEKYELLKSLNSEDKVPEGYLKRIVDKSILMDSYPHLLRLWSPTPPQEGNQSLLYWIKPSYWQ; translated from the coding sequence ATGAAAAATCTATTTTCCATCACAACGCTAGCATATATTTTATTGGTGGCAGCCACATCGTTGACATTTTGGTACTTAGTCTTTGGCGGTTACTTGGGTGGTGAATTTCTGAGGCCTGATGCTACTAAAGCGAAAGATATTCACCCGTTTGTTACTGGGCTTGTCGTTCCTCTTTTAACGCTCGGAAGTACACTACTTGTAATTGCAAACCTTCAGAGCAATACTGCACAAAACTTCAGTAACAATTTTTTTAAACTGATCGATCAGCATCACAAGCTCATTGACAATATAAATACGGAAATCGAGGGAATAGGATCTGCAAGCAAAGGCAGAGAATTTTTTGACGATATCGCAGAAAGAATTGCTGTAGACTATGAAACTCTGTGCCAGTCGGATGCAATTCAATTTAAGCCATTTGCTACCCTTCCGCATTCCCAGTTTTTCATCGTTAAATATCAACCTAAGCCATTATATGAGATAGACGAACGACTCAGAGGCCGTTGCTTTGGCAAAAAAGGAAAGGAGTTGTTATTGCTAATATATGACCATTTTTTCCATCTACATCAAAGTGATCTCAGTCACTATTTCAGAAACCTTTACCATATTGTCAGATTTGCAGAAAGGTCTTCATTGAGCAACAGCAAAAAACTGGAATTCATCAAAATTCTCAGGGCCCAATTGTCTAATTACGAAATCTTACTTATAGCTTATAACGGCCTTCATGACTATGGTCAAAAATTTTTTCCCTTGATTGAAAAGTATGAATTGCTTAAAAGTTTGAACAGCGAGGACAAAGTACCGGAGGGTTATTTAAAGAGAATCGTTGATAAGAGCATTTTAATGGATAGCTACCCTCACTTACTGAGACTTTGGAGTCCTACACCTCCGCAAGAAGGAAACCAATCGTTGCTATATTGGATTAAGCCGAGTTATTGGCAATAA
- a CDS encoding very short patch repair endonuclease, with protein MMSRVGPKNTAPERILSRLLRKNKIRYRKHLKSLPGTPDFTLSELRTVIFVHGCFWHGHKNCKYYKLPDTNSVFWKQKVEANRLRDRTKSRVLKKAGWRVVTVWQCQLRKSEFLDKLFTKLTSE; from the coding sequence ATGATGTCACGAGTCGGCCCGAAAAATACTGCGCCTGAAAGAATACTGTCAAGACTTTTACGAAAAAACAAAATTCGATATCGAAAACATCTAAAGTCTCTTCCGGGAACACCGGATTTTACTCTATCAGAATTGCGAACAGTAATATTTGTACATGGCTGTTTCTGGCATGGCCATAAAAATTGCAAATACTACAAGCTGCCTGACACAAATAGTGTCTTTTGGAAACAAAAGGTAGAAGCAAACAGGTTAAGAGATAGAACTAAAAGCAGGGTCCTTAAAAAAGCGGGCTGGCGTGTTGTTACTGTCTGGCAATGTCAATTGAGAAAAAGCGAATTTTTGGATAAACTTTTCACGAAACTCACTAGCGAATAG
- a CDS encoding ATP-binding protein, translating to MAKKIKLDEFSFNISLSVLNHLGRNLYRSFITVLGEAISNAWDADAKNVWIYIDKSNNNFVIKDDGIGMTADDFQNKFLKIGYSKRQGGQSKSSKGRPFIGRKGIGKLALLSCAERITVISKTKKGEYVGGVIDNSGLDLAITNDLTPQQYPLGSWREKSKGLKKYMTDHGHGSIIHFEDIKGGIKSSLAILRKLIALYFRFSLLDKSFNIFIDNNKISLSDLDDLSEKTEFLWNVNEIEDPYVKKQLANVKERKTIDSKSNIRGFLATVGKPRDLNIMNLDERVSVDLFVNGRLREKNILKHIPTARIVEDYLYGQIHFDELDDSDKDRFTSDREGVVADDTKYQLFLKNFRDEIMKKVIDDWDRLRIKYRLPGDSENPRMTVKERTSRDLFNAVSAEYTPPEKSKNRTKVLQWVDDLEKDAEFNFGSYAECFISENLVRKYISDQNISLSTEAQKVVKRWKEKETENKGKGNLSIEIRQKGSDLSYLSMDDLSYLVDKGDQLKQASLSRDANEYKPIRDALAHTALLTEKAKRKLNSVYENIKDRVKILLSSGGTIK from the coding sequence ATGGCAAAAAAAATAAAACTCGATGAATTTTCGTTCAACATCTCGCTGAGTGTACTTAACCATCTAGGGAGAAACCTCTACAGAAGCTTCATCACCGTCTTGGGTGAAGCCATTTCAAATGCCTGGGACGCCGACGCCAAGAACGTTTGGATTTATATCGACAAATCAAATAACAATTTCGTAATCAAAGACGATGGTATCGGAATGACCGCTGATGACTTTCAGAACAAATTCTTAAAAATCGGTTACTCAAAGCGCCAGGGTGGACAATCTAAATCATCGAAGGGAAGGCCTTTCATTGGCAGAAAAGGAATCGGGAAACTAGCCCTATTGTCGTGCGCAGAAAGAATTACCGTGATATCGAAAACAAAGAAAGGGGAATATGTCGGTGGTGTGATCGACAATTCTGGCCTTGACCTAGCAATTACCAATGATCTTACACCCCAGCAGTATCCATTAGGTTCCTGGCGTGAGAAATCAAAGGGCCTTAAAAAATATATGACCGATCACGGCCATGGATCGATCATCCATTTCGAAGATATCAAAGGTGGAATTAAGAGCAGTCTTGCTATCCTTAGAAAATTAATCGCGTTATACTTTCGTTTTTCTCTACTTGATAAGTCGTTCAATATATTCATCGATAACAACAAAATTTCACTCAGTGATCTTGATGACCTTTCAGAAAAAACCGAGTTTTTATGGAACGTAAATGAGATAGAAGATCCATACGTTAAAAAGCAACTTGCCAATGTTAAGGAGCGAAAAACGATCGATTCAAAAAGTAACATCCGGGGTTTTTTGGCAACCGTTGGCAAACCTCGCGATTTGAACATCATGAATTTAGATGAAAGAGTTAGCGTTGATCTTTTTGTCAATGGCCGATTGCGGGAGAAAAACATCCTTAAGCACATCCCCACTGCTCGAATTGTTGAAGATTATTTATATGGACAAATTCACTTTGACGAACTGGATGACAGCGATAAAGATCGTTTTACTAGCGATAGGGAAGGCGTGGTAGCGGATGACACCAAGTATCAGCTCTTTCTGAAAAATTTTAGAGATGAAATAATGAAAAAAGTAATCGATGACTGGGATCGCCTGAGAATCAAGTATCGATTACCTGGCGACTCGGAGAATCCTAGAATGACAGTCAAGGAACGGACATCAAGAGATTTGTTCAATGCCGTGTCAGCAGAATATACGCCACCGGAAAAGTCCAAGAATAGAACCAAAGTACTCCAATGGGTAGATGACTTGGAAAAGGATGCCGAGTTCAATTTCGGCTCTTACGCGGAATGTTTCATTTCAGAGAACCTGGTTCGAAAATACATTAGCGACCAAAATATATCTCTCTCGACAGAAGCGCAAAAAGTGGTAAAAAGGTGGAAAGAAAAAGAAACTGAAAACAAAGGCAAAGGAAACCTCAGTATTGAAATCAGGCAAAAAGGGAGCGATTTAAGCTATCTGTCAATGGATGATCTGAGCTATTTGGTCGACAAAGGGGATCAACTAAAGCAAGCAAGCCTGTCAAGAGACGCAAACGAATACAAACCCATCCGAGACGCACTTGCTCATACTGCATTACTGACAGAAAAAGCAAAGAGAAAGTTGAACTCAGTTTATGAGAATATTAAAGACAGGGTCAAGATCTTACTGAGTTCAGGGGGCACAATTAAATAA